One Manduca sexta isolate Smith_Timp_Sample1 chromosome 26, JHU_Msex_v1.0, whole genome shotgun sequence genomic region harbors:
- the LOC115441112 gene encoding uncharacterized protein LOC115441112 yields MWRLWSCVLASALLAAVRAQNTESTGEFSPVVRATCKTGIMSIKINFNQPFNGVVHAREFRTPACMALGNGTESLGFDISLDAPQGSPDYCGVFWNNRTDERSLPLAVRVHRTLELADDKFYVITCGKAGFKNARNETSLVSLRMLNDQGRKVLNAGFGLPYTLKAEISKPDGTHGIRMKNCFAFNMRNNTVELLDNRGCPVKQQSVIAKSEGSTAELAIASMFRFPDSSQVNFQCDIAICKGSTCAAVDCGDGNSGNPNDEDGTVTTSTGIFVLDPNDSTIAAMSCLEGGVRPLWLLYLAIALGVMFLVMLLINCFLCTAMTCSCARTDVIEKDPSVVEDYDPYRSWHGSQYGSRYPSSTIHSTRSVSDNSDHYAIVQSRPGSRHSGMHRSRH; encoded by the exons GCATCATgtcgattaaaataaattttaatcaaccGTTTAACGGTGTCGTGCATGCCAGAGAATTTAG gACACCCGCCTGCATGGCTCTAGGTAACGGTACCGAGTCCCTCGGCTTCGACATCAGTCTGGACGCGCCGCAGGGCTCGCCAGATTACTGCGGAGTGTTTTGGAATAAt CGGACGGACGAACGATCTCTGCCGCTGGCGGTTCGCGTGCATCGGACCCTAGAATTGGCCGACGATAAATTTTATGTCATTACTTGCGGCAAAGCAGGATTCAAAAATGCTCg AAACGAAACTTCGCTCGTATCACTACGAATGCTTAACGATCAAGGACGGAAAGTATTAAATGCAGGTTTTGGACTACCTTATACTTTGAAAGCAGAAATAAGCAAACCGGACG GTACACACGGCATCAGAATGAAAAATTGCTTCGCTTTCAACATGCGGAACAACACAGTCGAACTACTGGACAACAGAGG ATGTCCTGTAAAACAACAATCGGTAATAGCGAAATCGGAAGGCAGCACCGCGGAACTGGCAATAGCGTCAATGTTCCGGTTTCCAGACTCCTCACAAGTTAATTTCCAGTGTGACATCGCCATATGTAAAG GAAGTACCTGCGCTGCGGTAGACTGCGGGGATGGCAACAGTGGCAACCCTAATGACGAAGATGGGACAGTCACTACTTCAACAGGGATATTCGTACTAGATCCAAACGACAGCACCA TTGCAGCGATGTCCTGTTTGGAGGGTGGCGTGCGTCCGCTGTGGCTGCTGTACCTGGCCATCGCGTTGGGCGTCATGTTCCTCGTCATGTTGCTCATCAACTGCTTCCTCTGCACCGCCATGACTTGCTCGTGTGCCAGGACTGAC GTAATTGAAAAAGATCCTTCCGTAGTGGAGGACTACGACCCATACCGCAGCTGGCACGGCAGTCAGTACGGCAGCCGGTATCCATCATCCACGATTCATTCCACAAG ATCCGTGTCGGACAATAGTGACCACTACGCCATCGTACAGTCAAGGCCGGGCAGTCGACACTCTGGAATGCATCGAAGCAGACACTAA
- the LOC115441111 gene encoding carboxypeptidase E, whose translation MTSMCLYLFFTFLIAVSGEFVWKHHNNEELPLVLEEVHEKCPNITRIYALTETSVNNVPLYVIEFSDTPGFHQPYKPEVKYVGNIHGNEVLGRELLLGLAYNLCEQYIKNDRRIRALIHSTRIHLLPSMNPDGWQLATATGAKDYLIGRTNHHNVDLNRNFPDLDAITFELERQGINHNNHLLRDLTRLAAPLEPETRAVMRWIMSVPFVLSAAMHGGDLVANYPYDESRSGAPASEYSASPDDDTFRELAMAYASAHADMASATRKGCHTTSSDDSVAFNFGKQGGVTNGAAWYSLKGGMQDFNYLATNAFEITLELGCEKYPAASQLLNEWERNKEALLAFMWKVHIGVKGIVSDDSGFIQNAVVSVVNITGPVPRPIRHDVTTGPYGDYYRLLTPGHYEVTASHPGYFPVSRVVTVPHHQTSAHVLNFRLEPTSSWFDSSSFGVYPHGLRDGQPRIYKRSLFQHVARAVLQRRD comes from the exons ATGACTTCTATgtgtttgtatttgtttttcacatttttaattGCGGTTTCTGGTGAGTTTGTGTGGAAACATCACAATAATGAGGAACTACCCTTGGTTTTGGAAGAAGTGCACGAAAAATGTCCAAACATTACAAGAATTTACGCTTTAACTGAAACATCAGTTAACAACGTACCGTTGTATGTTATAGAATTTTCGGATACGCCTGGATTTCATCAGCCAT ATAAACCCGAAGTTAAATATGTTGGAAACATTCATGGAAACGAAGTCCTCGGTCGTGAGTTGCTTCTGGGATTAGCTTATAACTTGTGTGAGcagtatattaaaaatgatcgTCGTATTAGAGCTCTTATACATAGCACTAGAATTCATTTGTTACCATCAATGAATCCTGATGGCTGGCAACTAGCTACAGCAAct gGTGCCAAAGATTATCTAATTGGACGTACAAACCATCATAATGTTGACCTCAATAGAAATTTTCCTGATTTAGATGCTATTACTTTTGAGCTGGAGCGTCAGGGAATCAATCATAACAACCACTTGCTGAGAGACTTGACCCGTTTAGCTGCACCG ctGGAGCCTGAGACTCGAGCTGTAATGCGCTGGATTATGTCAGTTCCATTTGTGTTAAGTGCGGCTATGCATGGAGGGGATTTAGTAGCAAACTATCCTTATGATGAAAGCCGGAGCGGTGCACCCGCTTCAGAGTACTCTGCAAGTCCTGATGATGATACTTTTAG AGAGTTGGCTATGGCATATGCATCAGCCCATGCTGACATGGCATCAGCCACTCGTAAGGGCTGTCATACAACCAGTTCCGATGACTCTGTTGCATTTAATTTTGGTAAACAAGGTGGAGTCACTAATGGTGCAGCATGGTATAGCTTGAAAGGAG GTATGCAAGACTTTAACTACCTTGCAACAAATGCGTTCGAGATCACATTGGAATTGGGCTGTGAGAAATATCCTGCCGCTAGTCAATTACTTAATGAATGGGAACGTAACAAAGAGGCTCTCTTAGCGTTCATGTGGAAAGTGCACATCGGTGTTAAAGGGATTGTGAGCGACGACTCCGGCTTCATACAGAACGCGGTGGTGTCGGTTGTGAACATTACTGGTCCAGTTCCGAGGCCAATCCGACATGACGTAACAACTG GTCCTTACGGCGATTACTACCGGCTGCTGACCCCGGGCCACTACGAGGTGACGGCGAGCCATCCCGGATACTTTCCGGTTTCCCGCGTCGTCACGGTGCCGCATCACCAGACCTCCGCTCACGTGCTTAACTTCAGACTTGAG CCCACGTCGAGCTGGTTCGACTCGTCGTCGTTCGGCGTGTACCCGCACGGGCTGCGCGACGGACAGCCGCGCATCTACAAGCGCTCGCTGTTCCAGCACGTCGCACGCGCCGTGCTGCAGCGCAGGGACTAA